Proteins from a genomic interval of Chryseobacterium indologenes:
- a CDS encoding ParA family protein, with translation MDTRKKPLFVAFSSQKGGVGKSTFTTLVASTMHYRLGYNVAVFDADFPQHSLMKMKTRDLAMVMENEALKKLAYKQFTTINKKAYPIMQHKADSVLDAAHEFVNTSPVPLDVLFFDLPGTVNTPGILKALAGMHHIFTPITADRVVMESTLIFTQLLQDVIMKKGETSIQSINLFWNQVDGRESTPLYDVYNQLIGQLGLSLMQSQIKNSTRFRKESEADSKTVFRSTVMPPDERLMKACQLDLFISEFLNIIQL, from the coding sequence ATGGACACAAGAAAGAAACCTCTGTTTGTCGCTTTTTCTTCTCAAAAAGGCGGTGTTGGCAAAAGCACATTTACCACGCTTGTCGCCAGTACGATGCACTATCGGTTGGGCTACAACGTAGCCGTTTTTGATGCGGATTTTCCGCAGCACAGCCTGATGAAAATGAAAACCCGTGATTTGGCAATGGTAATGGAAAATGAGGCGTTGAAAAAACTGGCATATAAGCAGTTTACCACCATCAATAAAAAAGCCTATCCCATTATGCAGCACAAAGCGGATAGCGTACTCGATGCGGCGCACGAATTTGTAAACACTTCCCCTGTTCCGCTTGATGTGCTGTTCTTCGACCTGCCCGGAACCGTGAACACGCCCGGCATCCTGAAAGCGTTGGCAGGTATGCACCACATTTTTACGCCTATCACGGCAGACCGTGTGGTAATGGAAAGTACGCTCATCTTCACGCAGCTTTTACAGGACGTGATTATGAAAAAAGGCGAAACTTCCATACAAAGCATTAACCTGTTTTGGAACCAAGTGGACGGCAGGGAAAGCACACCCTTATATGACGTGTACAATCAGCTTATCGGGCAACTAGGGTTAAGCCTGATGCAAAGCCAAATCAAGAACAGCACCCGTTTTCGCAAGGAAAGCGAAGCGGACAGCAAAACGGTTTTCCGTTCTACGGTAATGCCTCCCGATGAGCGTTTGATGAAAGCCTGCCAGTTAGACCTGTTCATCAGTGAATTTTTAAACATCATTCAATTGTAG